The genomic stretch AGAATATCGCCTTGCCCATTATCAATTCGCTTGTGACCGACCATGAATGACGGGAGTGGGATCGTGCAGCACCCCGGGATTTGGAGGTATTGAATACCCGCTCGAGATAGAAAGGCGCTGACACGCGCTCCACGACAGATCCAGAATTCACGCGCAAGCGCGTTCGCCAAGACGTTGTCCGCCGTACTGGCGCGCCTGCCGCACTGCTCTTTTGCGCCTGGCCACTTGCCTCTTTGCGATATCTGAAATATCTAACGCTTTTTCTGACATATCAGAGACCTCATATGCGCATTGAAGAGTATCGCATCACCCGCTTTCAATTCGCTCGCGACCGGACTATAGGCGACAGCCAGGTGCGCATTGACACCGCGCATGTCGCCGCGCTTGAACTGATAAGCGAGAACGGCCAGGTCGGGCTGGGCTTTGTCCAGAGCCTGTTCCATCCGCTGCCGGAGCAAGCGGAGATCGTTCGGGTTTTCGAAGAGGAGGCCTGGCCCAATCTTGTCGGGCAATCGCCTTTGGCGCTGGTGCATCGGGTCCAGCGACCTCGCGGCGGAAACAGGCGCGCCTTCGGCCTGCCTTTCGAGGAAGCCCTCCAGGTTGCGTTGTGGGATCTGAGTGCCAAGCAGGCCGGCCTGCCGTTGCACGACCTTCTGGGAAGCCGGCGCAAGCGCGTAAGAGCCTATGCGTCAGGTCTCGATTTCCACCTTCGCGACGATGAGTTCCAAGCCTTTTTTGCCCATGCCGATGCCCTCGGCTACCGCGCGTTCAAGATCAAGGTGGGGCATCCCGATTTCGATTGGGATATGTCCCGGCTGGAGCTGTTGAAAAAGACAGTGCGGCCCGGCTCGTCGATCATGGTTGATGCCAACGAGGCCTGGGGGGCCAAGGAGGCGTCGGTAAAACTGCATAAAATTCATAGCCTTGGTTATGATCTCCTCTGGGTTGAGGATCCTATTCTGCGGCACGACTTCGACGGCCTTCGCAGCCTCAAGGCGGCAACGCCCTGGACCATGATCAATTCAGGCGAATATCTCGATGCCGCCGGCAAACGCCTTTTGATGCAGGCCGGCGCCACCGACATGCTGAATGTTCATGGGCAGGTGACGGACGTGATGAGGATCGGCTGGCTGGCGGCTGAACTCGGCGTTCCGGTGACGCTTGGCAACACGTTTCTGGAGATCGGCGTGCACATGGCGTGCGCGCTGCCCGAAGTGGAGTGGCTCGAGTACTCGTTCCAGAACTTCGATCACCTGGTTGAGCAGCCAATCGAAATTCGTGACGGCTGGATTTATGCGCCGGATCGACCGGGTCATGGGCTGGTCCTGTCGGAGACCGCGCGCCGGGATTGGGCGCGCCCCGAAATCCTGTCGCGCGAACAGCTTGGTGACGCGCCCGCCAACCCGCGGGTTGGTGGAGGCCTCAAAGATCGCGGCGCGCGCTGATTGAGCAAAAGCCTGGTAGACAAAAA from Mesorhizobium sp. 113-3-3 encodes the following:
- a CDS encoding mandelate racemase/muconate lactonizing enzyme family protein; its protein translation is MRIEEYRITRFQFARDRTIGDSQVRIDTAHVAALELISENGQVGLGFVQSLFHPLPEQAEIVRVFEEEAWPNLVGQSPLALVHRVQRPRGGNRRAFGLPFEEALQVALWDLSAKQAGLPLHDLLGSRRKRVRAYASGLDFHLRDDEFQAFFAHADALGYRAFKIKVGHPDFDWDMSRLELLKKTVRPGSSIMVDANEAWGAKEASVKLHKIHSLGYDLLWVEDPILRHDFDGLRSLKAATPWTMINSGEYLDAAGKRLLMQAGATDMLNVHGQVTDVMRIGWLAAELGVPVTLGNTFLEIGVHMACALPEVEWLEYSFQNFDHLVEQPIEIRDGWIYAPDRPGHGLVLSETARRDWARPEILSREQLGDAPANPRVGGGLKDRGAR